From the genome of Primulina eburnea isolate SZY01 chromosome 12, ASM2296580v1, whole genome shotgun sequence, one region includes:
- the LOC140807368 gene encoding uncharacterized protein has translation MKTKREDLEIAVDEEGAAKKQKLIEQPSFQLAFENPLLPLASYDDDYEDEEDYRRGRGGIEDDQNGRNNNEVGDEEEEDEEEGDAKGGHIKRNRTVEVRRDCPYLDTVNRQVLDFDFEKFCSVSLSNLNVYACLVCGKYYQGRGQKSHAYTHSLEAGHHVYINLRTEKVFCLPDGYEVIDTSLDDIRHVLNPRFTREQVEQIDRNRLWSRALDGSDYLPGMVGLNNIKETDFVNVTIQSLMRVTPLRNFFLIPENYQNSKSQLVHRFGELTRKIWHARNFKGQVSPHEFLQAVMKASKKRFRIGAQSDPVEFMSWLLNTMHGDLKSSKKNSSIIHQCFQGELEVIKQIPTKFIAGRRDNENRQNNESGQYGGNDVDRVNLETSRMPFLMLGLDLPPPPLFKDVMEKNIIPQVPLFNILKKFDGETVTEVVRPRIARMRYRVTKLPQYIILHMRRFTKNNFFVEKNPTLVNFPVKNLELKDYIPLPAPNENERLRSKYDLIGNIVHDGKPGEGSYRVFVQRKSEELWYEMQDLHVSETLPQMVALSEAYMQIYEQQQ, from the exons ATGAAAACGAAACGCGAGGACCTAGAAATTGCTGTGGATGAAGAGGGAGCTGCAAAGAAGCAGAAGCTAATTGAGCAGCCCTCCTTCCAACTTGCATTTGAAAATCCGCTCCTCCCGCTTGCTTCTTATGATGACGATTATGAAGATGAAGAGGATTATAGACGAGGTCGTGGTGGCATAGAAGATGATCAAAATGGACGCAATAATAATGAGGTGGGGGATGAGGAGGAAGAGGATGAAGAGGAAGGAGATGCTAAAGGAGGCCATATAAAGCGCAATCGCACTGTTGAAGTAAGAAGGGACTGTCCCTATCTTGACACTGTTAATAGACAG GTTTTAGATTTTGACTTCGAGAAGTTTTGTTCGGTGTCTCTTTCAAACTTGAATGTTTATGCATGTTTGGTTTGTGGGAAGTATTACCAAGGAAGGGGACAAAAGTCTCATGCATATACTCATAGTCTTGAAGCTGGACATCATGTATACATCAATCTTCGAACAGAGAAAGTTTTCTGTCTTCCTGATGGATATGAAGTTATTGACACATCGCTGGATGATATTCGGCATGTTCTCAACCCAAG GTTTACAAGAGAGCAAGTTGAGCAGATTGACAGGAATAGGCTGTGGTCAAGGGCACTTGATGGTTCTGATTATCTTCCTGGAATG GTGGGGTTAAATAACATCAAAGAGACCGATTTTGTCAATGTTACCATTCAATCTTTGATGCGTGTTACTCCACTGAGGAACTTCTTTCTTATCCCGGAGAACTATCAGAACAGCAAATCACAACTTGTTCATCGATTTGGAGAGCTGACGCGAAAGATCTGGCATGCAAGGAACTTCAAAGGGCAG GTGAGTCCACATGAGTTTCTCCAGGCAGTTATGAAAGCTAGTAAAAAACGATTCCGCATAGGTGCTCAGTCTGATCCAGTTGAATTTATGTCATGGCTTCTTAATACAATGCATGGAGATCTTAAAAGTTCAAAAAAGAATAGCAGCATCATTCACCAGTGCTTTCAG GGGGAACTGGAGGTTATCAAGCAGATCCCCACTAAGTTTATTGCAGGGAGGAGAGATAATGAGAACAGGCAGAATAATGAGAGTGGACAATATGGTGGGAATGACGTGGATAGAGTAAACCTGGAGACAAGCAGAATGCCTTTCTTAATGCTTGGGTTGGACTTGCCTCCTCCTCCTCTGTTTAAGGACGTAATGGAGAAAAACATTATTCCACag GTTCCACTTTTCAACATACTCAAGAAATTCGATGGCGAGACTGTGACAGAAGTTGTCCGGCCTCGTATAGCTAGGATGAGATACCGTGTCACGAAATTACCACAATATATCATACTGCACATGCGTCGATTTACGAAGAACAACTTCTTCGTAGAGAAAAATCCTACCCTTG TTAATTTCCCTGTGAAGAATCTCGAGCTAAAGGATTACATCCCTCTACCCGCCCCCAATGAGAATGAAAGGCTACGCTCCAAGTACGATTTGATTGGGAACATTGTTCACGATGGCAAGCCAGGTGAAGGATCCTATAGAGTGTTTGTGCAGCGGAAGTCAGAAGAACTATG GTATGAGATGCAAGATCTTCATGTTTCTGAAACTTTGCCCCAAATGGTTGCACTTTCTGAGGCATACATGCAGATATATGAGCAACAACAATGA
- the LOC140808141 gene encoding uncharacterized protein, protein MAIAPFFVFIVVLLLISAADSGANAEGDFDVRRHLSTATRYHVAKEISKNSFVPSNSLDQCQPIHLNLVARHGTRAPTKKRLKQLEAFATRIEALLGKLKQEKSSVQYIPTWLWGWKSPWTGKHKGGELIGKGEEEMYEFGGRTRDKFPELFHEDYHPDLYPIKASQVSRASASAVAFGMGLFSGKGNLGAGRHRAFAVTSESRASDRVLRFHDCCQNYKAYRKSQEPFVEKLKEPILNGITQDLVTRWGLNFTIQDVSSLWFLCKQEASLLNTIDQACALFSPSEVGLLEWTDDLEAFILKGYGNSLNYRMGVPLLEDVIQSMEQAIKAHEDGIAHGNYEMARLRFAHAETLLPFSCLIGLFLDESEFEQIQREQPLQLPQPPQKRTWRGSTAAPFAGNNMLVLYSCPSNNSSKYFVQVLHNEHPIPVPGCDNSDICPFEMFKERIAAPHLKHDYNSLCSMDSTQPEKIVPTSKFTHILSWIYPSKKDEL, encoded by the exons ATGGCGATTGCTCCCTTTTTTGTATTCATTGTTGTGCTTCTGTTGATCTCCGCCGCTGATTCCGGTGCAAATGCGGAAGGAGATTTCGATGTTCGACGACATTTGTCAACTGCCACCAG ATATCACGTAGCTAAGGAGATTTCTAAGAATTCATTTGTGCCATCAAATTCTCTTGATCAGTGCCAACCTATTCACTTGAACCTTGTG GCAAGACATGGGACCCGTGCTCCTACGAAGAAAAGATTGAAACAGTTGGAGGCTTTTGCCACTCGTATAGAAGCCCTTTTGGGAAAACTGAAGCAGGAGAAATCATCTGTTCAGTATATTCCCACGTGGTTATGGGGATGGAAATCTCCTTGGACAGGAAAGCACAAGGGTGGAGAGTTGATCGGTAAAGGAGAAGAGGAAATGTATGAGTTCGGTGGTAGAACCCGAGATAAATTTCCGGAACTGTTTCATGAGGATTACCACCCTGATCTATATCCAATTAAAGCCTCTCAG GTTTCCCGAGCCTCAGCTAGTGCTGTAGCATTTGGAATGGGGCTGTTTAGTGGGAAAGGAAATCTTGGTGCAGGACGCCATCGAGCTTTTGCTGTAACCAGTGAAAGCCGTGCTAGTGATAGAGTTCTGAGATTTCATGATTGCTGTCAAAACTACAAG GCTTATAGGAAGAGTCAGGAACCATTTGTTGAGAAGCTCAAGGAACCCATACTAAATGGAATAACTCAAGATCTAGTTACTCGTTGGGGTTTGAATTTCACAATACAAGATGTATCATCACTATGGTTTTTGTGCAAACAG GAAGCATCCTTGCTAAATACAATTGATCAAGCCTGTGCACTTTTTAGTCCATCCGAG GTCGGTTTGTTGGAGTGGACAGATGATCTAGAGGCATTTATTCTGAAGGGCTACGGCAATTCATTAAATTACCGAATGGGAGTACCATTACTTGAAGATGTTATTCAGTCGATGGAGCAAGCCATCAAGGCTCATGAAG ATGGGATTGCTCATGGAAACTATGAAATGGCTCGACTGCGCTTTGCTCATGCAGAAACTTTGCTTCCATTTTCCTGTTTGATTGGGCTATTTCTCGATGAATCTG AGTTTGAACAAATACAAAGGGAACAACCTCTACAACTCCCTCAACCCCCACAGAAGAGAACCTGGCGTGGCAGTACAGCTGCCCCTTTTGCTGGAAATAACATGCTAGTTCTGTACAGCTGCCCATCCAACAACTCAAGCAAATACTTTGTGCAAGTACTGCACAATGAACACCCTATTCCAGTGCCG GGTtgtgacaattctgacatttgcCCTTTCGAGATGTTTAAG GAAAGGATAGCTGCTCCTCATTTAAAGCACGACTACAATTCTCTTTGCAGCATGGACTCGACGCAACCAGAAAAAATCGTCCCAACCAGTAAGTTTACACATATACTAAGTTGGatttatccttctaaaaaagATGAGCTGTAA
- the LOC140807125 gene encoding probable apyrase 7 isoform X1, which yields MVFNKFADFFSYAATHFSASRASTVSYKSPGLPPIPGSPHGHTLSSSETKTNMRLSSSLQDFSAYRRVDLEGGDINPGEAKSSGHALHPYFLNRENGGLSFSKQKAAPGVTFGRKKWVRVIWISLCLLLFGCLAYSVNFFYSNWSRGTSKFYVVLDSGSTGTRVYVYEASVNPKKLNNPPILLKSLPEGFQRTQKGRAYNRMETEPGFDKLVHNISGLREAINPLIKWAEKQVPAESHKTTSLFLYATAGVRRLPNSDSEWILNNAWSILKSSPFSCKKEWVKIITGMEEAYYGWIALNYHTGVLGSIPKKETYGALDLGGSSLQVTFEGKKHDHDANLKLSIGPVKHHLSAYSLAGYGLNDAFDKSVAHLLKKHPQITNADLVSGKIEIKHPCLQSGYKEQYSCSRCLSFRPEDGSPSIGGKKSGKGGKAGVPIKLIGAPKWDECTALAKVSVNLSEWSDHSSGMDCELQPCALEENLPRPIGQFYALSGFYVVYRFFNLKTDASLDDVLEKGHEFCEKTWNVAKNSVIPQPFIEQYCFRAPYVVLLLREGLHITDSHVIVDSGSITWTLGVALFEAGKAFSYGGKFLGYGLLRGKMNPYIFSAILIASLLVLLCAFSCVGNWWMPKFFRKSYLPLFRHNSVTTASVLNLPAPFRFQRWSPINTGDGRVKMPLSPTVASSQQRPLNFGLGFNGGEGGGIQFTEPSLYSSSSSVGHSFSSGSLGQMQFDNTNLSSYRTPHGSQMRLQSRRSQSREDLNSSVADARMVKM from the exons ATGGTATTCAATAAATTTGCAGATTTTTTTTCATATGCAGCAACTCACTTCTCGGCCTCAAGGGCTTCTACTGTTTCATATAAATCACCTGGATTGCCACCTATTCCTGGTTCCCCTCATGGCCATACTTTATCCAGTTCAGAGACAAAAACTAATATGAGACTCTCATCTTCCCTTCAAGATTTTTCTGCTTATAGACGAGTTGATCTAGAAGGTGGCGATATTAACCCTGGAGAAGCAAAGAGTTCAGGCCACGCATTACATCCATATTTCTTGAACAGAGAAAATGGTGGATTGAGTTTCTCGAAACAGAAGGCAGCACCAGGAGTCACATTTGGTCGAAAAAAGTGGGTGCGAGTTATCTGGATTTCCTTGTGTTTATTGTTGTTTGGCTGTCTTGCTTATTCTGTTAACTTTTTTTACTCAAACTGGTCTAGAGGGACATCCAAGTTTTATGTTGTGCTGGACTCTGGTAGCACTGGAACCCGTGTTTATGTATATGAGGCATCTGTTAATCCCAAAAAACTTAACAATCctcctattttattaaaatcattGCCCGAAGGTTTCCAAAGGACACAAAAAGGGCGAGCTTACAACAGAATGGAAACTGAACCTGGATTtgacaaactggtgcataataTCTCTGGGCTGAGAGAAGCAATAAATCCTCTTATCAAATGGGCTGAGAAACAAGTTCCTGCTGAATCACATAAGACCACTTCTCTCTTCCTCTATGCCACTGCCGGAGTTCGCAGGCTGCCAAATTCAGACTCCGAATGGATTCTTAATAATGCTTGGTCGATTCTCAAGAGTTCTCCCTTTTCGTGCAAAAAGGAGTGGGTTAAAATTATCACTGGCATGGAGGAAGCTTATTATGGGTGGATAGCGTTAAATTATCACACGGGTGTCCTAGGATCCATTCCTAAGAAGGAAACATACGGTGCGCTTGACTTGGGTGGCTCATCCTTGCAGGTCacttttgaaggaaagaaacacGACCATGATGCAAACTTAAAATTGAGCATTGGCCCTGTTAAACATCATTTAAGTGCCTATTCTCTCGCTGGGTATGGGCTTAACGATGCATTTGACAAATCTGTTGCTCACCTTCTCAAGAAGCATCCTCAGATTACCAATGCTGATTTGGTTAGTGGAAAGATTGAAATTAAGCATCCTTGTTTGCAGTCTGGTTATAAAGAGCAGTACTCCTGTTCAAGATGTTTATCATTTCGCCCAGAAGATGGAAGTCCTTCTATTGGAGGTAAAAAATCAGGTAAAGGAGGAAAGGCCGGGGTTCCCATTAAGCTTATCGGAGCTCCAAAATGGGACGAGTGTACTGCACTGGCTAAAGTTTCTGTCAATTTGTCTGAATGGTCAGATCATAGTTCTGGAATGGATTGTGAGCTGCAGCCTTGCGCACTTGAGGAAAATCTGCCTCGCCCCATTGGTCAGTTTTATGCTCTATCTGGCTTCTATGTGGTGTACCGATTTTTCAACTTGAAGACGGATGCCTCTTTAGATGATGTATTAGAGAAGGGCCATGAATTTTGTGAAAAAACATGGAATGTTGCTAAAAACAGCGTCATTCCTCAGCCTTTTATCGAACAATATTGTTTCAGGGCACCTTATGTCGTGCTCCTCTTGAGAGAAGGATTGCATATTACTGACAGCCATGTAATTGTTGATTCTGGAAGTATTACTTGGACACTTGGGGTTGCTTTATTTGAAGCTGGAAAAGCATTTTCATATGGGGGAAAATTTCTTGGCTATGGATTATTGCGGGGGAAGATGAATCCATATATTTTTTCTGCTATTTTGATTGCTTCATTACTTGTCCTACTTTGTGCATTTTCCTGTGTTGGCAATTGGTGGATGCCAAAGTTTTTCCGGAAGTCATATCTCCCACTTTTCAGGCATAATAGCGTGACGACCGCATCAGTTCTTAATCTTCCAGCTCCGTTCCGGTTTCAGCGCTGGAGTCCTATCAATACAG GGGATGGAAGGGTTAAGATGCCATTGAGTCCAACAGTTGCCAGCTCTCAACAACGACCATTAAATTTTGGACTTGGTTTCAATGGTGGTGAAGGTGGTGGCATCCAGTTTACTGAGCCATCACTATACTCTTCGTCCAGCAGTGTAGGGCATAGTTTTTCATCCGGCAGTTTAGGACAGATGCAATTCGATAACACCAATCTTAGTTCATACCGAACTCCCCACGGTAGCCAAATGCGTCTCCAAAGTAGAAGATCCCAGTCTCGAGAAGATCTTAATTCTTCCGTCGCTGATGCTCGAATGGTCAAGATGTAA
- the LOC140807125 gene encoding probable apyrase 7 isoform X2 encodes MVFNKFADFFSYAATHFSASRASTVSYKSPGLPPIPGSPHGHTLSSSETKTNMRLSSSLQDFSAYRRVDLEGGDINPGEAKSSGHALHPYFLNRENGGLSFSKQKAAPGVTFGRKKWVRVIWISLCLLLFGCLAYSVNFFYSNWSRGTSKFYVVLDSGSTGTRVYVYEASVNPKKLNNPPILLKSLPEGFQRTQKGRAYNRMETEPGFDKLVHNISGLREAINPLIKWAEKQVPAESHKTTSLFLYATAGVRRLPNSDSEWILNNAWSILKSSPFSCKKEWVKIITGMEEAYYGWIALNYHTGVLGSIPKKETYGALDLGGSSLQVTFEGKKHDHDANLKLSIGPVKHHLSAYSLAGYGLNDAFDKSVAHLLKKHPQITNADLVSGKIEIKHPCLQSGYKEQYSCSRCLSFRPEDGSPSIGGKKSGKGGKAGVPIKLIGAPKWDECTALAKVSVNLSEWSDHSSGMDCELQPCALEENLPRPIGQFYALSGFYVVYRFFNLKTDASLDDVLEKGHEFCEKTWNVAKNSVIPQPFIEQYCFRAPYVVLLLREGLHITDSHVIVDSGSITWTLGVALFEAGKAFSYGGKFLGYGLLRGKMNPYIFSAILIASLLVLLCAFSCVGNWWMPKFFRKSYLPLFRHNSVTTASVLNLPAPFRFQRWSPINTGYEGKQQEYTYQPYFKCIFFVD; translated from the exons ATGGTATTCAATAAATTTGCAGATTTTTTTTCATATGCAGCAACTCACTTCTCGGCCTCAAGGGCTTCTACTGTTTCATATAAATCACCTGGATTGCCACCTATTCCTGGTTCCCCTCATGGCCATACTTTATCCAGTTCAGAGACAAAAACTAATATGAGACTCTCATCTTCCCTTCAAGATTTTTCTGCTTATAGACGAGTTGATCTAGAAGGTGGCGATATTAACCCTGGAGAAGCAAAGAGTTCAGGCCACGCATTACATCCATATTTCTTGAACAGAGAAAATGGTGGATTGAGTTTCTCGAAACAGAAGGCAGCACCAGGAGTCACATTTGGTCGAAAAAAGTGGGTGCGAGTTATCTGGATTTCCTTGTGTTTATTGTTGTTTGGCTGTCTTGCTTATTCTGTTAACTTTTTTTACTCAAACTGGTCTAGAGGGACATCCAAGTTTTATGTTGTGCTGGACTCTGGTAGCACTGGAACCCGTGTTTATGTATATGAGGCATCTGTTAATCCCAAAAAACTTAACAATCctcctattttattaaaatcattGCCCGAAGGTTTCCAAAGGACACAAAAAGGGCGAGCTTACAACAGAATGGAAACTGAACCTGGATTtgacaaactggtgcataataTCTCTGGGCTGAGAGAAGCAATAAATCCTCTTATCAAATGGGCTGAGAAACAAGTTCCTGCTGAATCACATAAGACCACTTCTCTCTTCCTCTATGCCACTGCCGGAGTTCGCAGGCTGCCAAATTCAGACTCCGAATGGATTCTTAATAATGCTTGGTCGATTCTCAAGAGTTCTCCCTTTTCGTGCAAAAAGGAGTGGGTTAAAATTATCACTGGCATGGAGGAAGCTTATTATGGGTGGATAGCGTTAAATTATCACACGGGTGTCCTAGGATCCATTCCTAAGAAGGAAACATACGGTGCGCTTGACTTGGGTGGCTCATCCTTGCAGGTCacttttgaaggaaagaaacacGACCATGATGCAAACTTAAAATTGAGCATTGGCCCTGTTAAACATCATTTAAGTGCCTATTCTCTCGCTGGGTATGGGCTTAACGATGCATTTGACAAATCTGTTGCTCACCTTCTCAAGAAGCATCCTCAGATTACCAATGCTGATTTGGTTAGTGGAAAGATTGAAATTAAGCATCCTTGTTTGCAGTCTGGTTATAAAGAGCAGTACTCCTGTTCAAGATGTTTATCATTTCGCCCAGAAGATGGAAGTCCTTCTATTGGAGGTAAAAAATCAGGTAAAGGAGGAAAGGCCGGGGTTCCCATTAAGCTTATCGGAGCTCCAAAATGGGACGAGTGTACTGCACTGGCTAAAGTTTCTGTCAATTTGTCTGAATGGTCAGATCATAGTTCTGGAATGGATTGTGAGCTGCAGCCTTGCGCACTTGAGGAAAATCTGCCTCGCCCCATTGGTCAGTTTTATGCTCTATCTGGCTTCTATGTGGTGTACCGATTTTTCAACTTGAAGACGGATGCCTCTTTAGATGATGTATTAGAGAAGGGCCATGAATTTTGTGAAAAAACATGGAATGTTGCTAAAAACAGCGTCATTCCTCAGCCTTTTATCGAACAATATTGTTTCAGGGCACCTTATGTCGTGCTCCTCTTGAGAGAAGGATTGCATATTACTGACAGCCATGTAATTGTTGATTCTGGAAGTATTACTTGGACACTTGGGGTTGCTTTATTTGAAGCTGGAAAAGCATTTTCATATGGGGGAAAATTTCTTGGCTATGGATTATTGCGGGGGAAGATGAATCCATATATTTTTTCTGCTATTTTGATTGCTTCATTACTTGTCCTACTTTGTGCATTTTCCTGTGTTGGCAATTGGTGGATGCCAAAGTTTTTCCGGAAGTCATATCTCCCACTTTTCAGGCATAATAGCGTGACGACCGCATCAGTTCTTAATCTTCCAGCTCCGTTCCGGTTTCAGCGCTGGAGTCCTATCAATACAG GTTATGAAGGAAAACAACAAGAATATACTTACCAACCATACTTCAAGTGTATATTCTTTGTTGATTAG